In Crinalium epipsammum PCC 9333, the genomic window CAGCACCTATTTCTAGGGACTGGTTAATCAGTAACCCATCAAAATGTATTATTCCTATTAATAAGGTGAAAAGTCCTAATAAAGGTGCGACTAACTTAGTTAGTGCAGGCGACATAATCGAATATGTCAACAGCACTAATGCGAGAATATGCAAAAACCCCCATCTATCCAGCCAACCCAACCCGACAAATAAGAGAGTTAATCCTAATAAAACGGGTTCAAATGTAGGCAGTCGGTTAGGATGAGGTCGTGGTAAATTTGAATCTAGATATTTTGAGATTAAACTGCGATACATGAGGCGATCGCACTGGTAACTTCTTCAGGCGAACTTAAATGAGGTAAATGTCCTTGGGCATTAAGAGAGATTAACTTACTACCAGGTATATGCTCTTTCATATACTGACCTACTTCAAGCGGTACGGCAATATCATTATTCGACTGTAAAATTACAGTAGGTATTTTTAATTTTGGTAAATCAGCGCGGTGGTCAGACTGAAAAATTATCCGAGCAACAGCCTGGGCAATATCGGGACGAATAGCTGAGAGAGTATTAGCAAATTCAGTAGCTAACTCAGGTTGATTTGGATCGCCTACTACTAAAGGAGCAAATCCACTTGCCCAAGCATAATAGTTAGATCCCATTGCTGCGTAAAGTACATCTAAGTCAGCTTGCTCAAACCCACCAATATATCCCACATCATTAAGATAACGAGGAGATGCACTAACAAATATTAGTTGACTAAAGCACTCTGGCTCTACTAATGCAGCTAACAAGCTTACCATTCCACTAACAGAATGACCAACTAAAATTGTTTTTTTCAGCTTCAACTCATTGCAGATATCTAGTAAATCTTCAGCATAGCTATGGGCGCTACTGTAACGGCGTGGACTATAAGCAGAAAAATCTGATTTCCCTGCACCTACATGATCAAACATGACAATGCGAAAATTAGGCGCAAACGCCGCTACTTGATGTCGCCAAGCGGTTTGATCTGAGCCAAAACCGTGTGCAAAGATGATAGTCTGACTGCCTTCACCCAATACTTGGACATTATTACGTTCTAAAATGCTACTTGCCATTGCTCGGCGTTCCTTTTAAGTATCAGATCAACTTTTATACTCTTTCTTCCCTTAGCTGCACAATCTGGGCATTTAATAGTCAGGTGGATTTGGAGAGATCCAGATCGATCATAGTTTGTTTAAGGCTAGTAAGTATGTGATATAGATAACATACTCGCAAACG contains:
- a CDS encoding alpha/beta fold hydrolase, giving the protein MASSILERNNVQVLGEGSQTIIFAHGFGSDQTAWRHQVAAFAPNFRIVMFDHVGAGKSDFSAYSPRRYSSAHSYAEDLLDICNELKLKKTILVGHSVSGMVSLLAALVEPECFSQLIFVSASPRYLNDVGYIGGFEQADLDVLYAAMGSNYYAWASGFAPLVVGDPNQPELATEFANTLSAIRPDIAQAVARIIFQSDHRADLPKLKIPTVILQSNNDIAVPLEVGQYMKEHIPGSKLISLNAQGHLPHLSSPEEVTSAIASCIAV